TTCGAGGACAATTAGCATTCCTAACTTCCTTTCTTTAATGCCTCGGTTCCGATGAGAAAATCGCGGCGCGACACCGCGCCGACGAACCAAACAGATATACACCCTTGAAGGTTCCACGTCCACTAATTGCAATCAATTTTCATCATCCGTTTTTTAACTTGGGACTTCGTGACAAGTTCTATGGTTCCTGCAAATATCATGGTGCTCGTCGTAACATTTCTTGGAACTGATCGTTTGATTCGTTTCTTCCGTTTTGCTGCCCCCTCCGTGCGGAGTGGGCCCCTTTTTAATCATAGATTCTCTATCGGGACACGATACTTCGACGCGTCGTAAGTTTAAGGCAGCTTTAAAAGTTTATTTCATTTCGGCGAATCTACGTTCAATACGTACCTACCACAAGAGAGAGGGATAACAAGaaaaataaagagagagagagagagagaaagagagagagtgagagagaatgagagagcgaaagagaggaaaaaataCGATTGGAAAACAGTATGATTCGCAAGGCCTTTACGCTGATTTTTGCAAATACATCAACAGGCAACGTGGAAGACTCGGGCATTCTACCGAATGCCTAGGCCGATTGAAAATTTTCTGTTACAATGCGTACGTTATTATAGCGATCTATTGGTGAATCGAAACACGCGCAGGACGCTGAAAAACTATCGTGATCAAGCGGCAAGATCGTAGGAGAGTGAGACGAACTGATCGATTCTACGATGTTGGTAGCGAGTTTAGGCCTGCATGTATTCTATGCCGCGAAAACGACATTGGAAACGAGGAGCTCTACGAACGGAACGTTCCACGTTCGATACGATACACACGATTCATTTTATACTCATCGAACATAGCAAAGATGCACCAGCAATCATTGATTCTGATACTTTTGCGACCGTATCTCTACCACCTGTTGAATAGTATCTACTGAGAACTCGTTTCAGAATTGTCGCTACGATCCTTTTAAACAGAATCGCCCAGCCGATCGCAATTGGCAGTGACTGTGTACGACACCTCAGACCCTAATCAGACCCAAACGACCAATAAGACGAGTCAACTTCATCGATCGCAAAAGTGTCGACTACCGAACCGATCAATCAAGTCACGTATATTTTTTTACAAGCTCAAAGTACAATATCGGAGTTGGAGAGATGTGTTTCCAGTGACGTTTTGTCGATCGTCATTCTGTATATTGCCTCGATTTCCTACCTTGCCTGCACTAAAAACGCACTATTATAAATAACGATGTAAAAAGATGAGAGCGTGAAGACAGCATGAAAGaggacgaacgaacgaacgaacgaatggGCGATGAATGATCGAACGAACGAAAGAGAGGGTAAAATTGGTGAGAATGACAAAGAGAAAACGGGAGagtgaaagagagggagagaaagatgaACCTAGCACGTAAGATTTAAGTTGCGAGAAAACGAAAACAGAAGACGAAAAATGGTGTAGAGAATGAAAATACTAAAGAAGATCGTATAAATACGCTGAAAGTAGATAAAACGGTGGAATCAAGCGACTAACCGCCTCGACAACAAACAAGCAATATTTAGTTCTTACCATCTCGTAATGATTAAACGATAACTCCAACTGTACACACGATGTACACGCTCGTACGTATTTAAACGACTATAAATTAAATGTTAATTATCCTTACACTTCGTATATAGTAAATTGTTACGCATTTATTATCATTACAATTATTGAATAGGTAATGCTCAATTAGCATTTGTTTCTTAAAATAAAGAATAAATATATGGCTGTTGGATATTTATATGCACATATCACTACCTATCATtcacacctctctctctctggccgTAAATAATTCTAATTTTCAATCATTCAAGTTACCTCTCCTTAAAATTAATTAGTCGTTTCTCGTTTCCCGTCAATCCAAACTATCGCGTGAAACGGCGATCGAATGGAAAGACGGATCCTTCTAACAGGAAGGAAGTCCAAGGATATGTTTCAACTTATAAGGCGAGGTATATTCGTTTTTATCCTTTTTATTGTAAATTGATCTACAATCACCATATCCTGGTTCATCGTCGTTATTACATCTTCATCGTTATAAATAGGAAAATGTTACAGCAGCACTATTGCTCAATTATAGTGTGTGTATGCGTGTATGTGTCTGCACATAACTCTCTGTTCGTTTCTCGCAAGTATCGATTCGATCGTGAATTTTAAAAATCTAACTCATCGAACCGAATACCTATCTCGGTTCCTTATTGTACAATCCGATTAAGTGTGGCTTTTCTTAGTCAAATATACACAAACTTATCACGACGTCGAGTCGCGGAAGCTCGCGACCGCGGTATAATCACGAAATGGAACAGAACAGGGGAAAGCTACCTAATTTATGGATAacattttttcctttctttgcaCTTGCATCACTGTCATCCCCCGTTTAGAAGAACGCGTAAGATTTTCCGTGTACACGTCGAAGATAATATACATTCCTATATTAATTAGAAAAATAATACAGATTTTGCCTTGTTAATGGAAACAATTAGCTATATGTAATGTACCACATGATTTATGCGGGTATGGACATTTGAGTATGTTGTCACAGCTAACCAAGTCCCTGAAAACAATTTCAAGATATGTCTTTCATCTCCCAGAAAAATCATACGTTTTATTTATTCGTATTTTTTTGTTCCATCTAGAACTCGCGCCGGAAAATATATTTACTTCGTACCATCTCACATACTCTCGCCAAGAACACAAAAAAATGATCAACGATGCTAAAGATTAGATACCCAAGACACTCAAGCGCGACTCACAAGAGAACAAAAGAAATCGAAGTATCAAAGGAATTACGCCTTGGATCGCGTAACTTTTGACCGCAACGTAAAATCAGCGTTAAAACGTTCCGAGGATGAAGGAATACTATGAGCTTCGTATCGTGAAATCACTCCAACAAAATATAATGCGACAATATAGGAACGAGGTAGCGAAAATAATACATTCTTATACACATATTTGGAAATAATTGATCACAACTGAGAGCGCAAGAAACAAAAATGGAATCTTAATAACGTCCGGCCCTTATTGgaaatgaaacattaagaagCCATGAACGCTAAATGACAAACAAAATACCATTCCAAACAAAATACATACATACTCAATTACAATGTTTTATTATTGTAAATATGTTGTGTCGTTTAATTAAAATGTAAATATAGAATAGTTCAACTGAACAATTAATTGACAAAGATAAATAAGGATGTGAAATGTCCTACCTTATCAAGGTACAGGACTGTCTGTTCCACTTCCACTGTTGGTCCCAGCTTCTGTTTTTGTGGCTGCTACTCTGTCTCCCCGTTTAGAACTCTTCGACAGGGAAGCAACTTCTTTCAGTAAACTGGCGATCTTGTGTTGCATCGTCGAGATTTTCGTTTCGTACTCTTTCTCCGTCGCCTTCATCTTATTACGCAGTTCTGTTTCCGATGTGAAATTCTTCGCTTTCAGTTCTGTGATCTGTGAACAGAAATAATTGCAACTAAATCATCGTTGTTCTACTCGATCGTTTGCAACGCGGCGACTTCACTGTAATGCTTTGCGCCTCTTCCATGGTGTGTAAGACTACTACACTTTTAACATTTTTTTACTACGTCTATTACCGATACTTGTTTCTAAATATTTATACACAAAGAGTTTAATATATGCATTAGGCGGTTCATGCTTTCGAGGTACGCATACCTGTCTATCTTTAGCTAATAACTGTCCATCCTTGATGGAGATTTGTTTCTGGAGGTGCGCTATCTTTTCTTTGAGTTGCGTAACCGCGACCACGTGATCCGAACTGTTAGGATCGTGTGGGTCGTGCACGCCAACCATTCGCGCTGCTTTCACCGGCGTAGGACCATTTGCTTCCCCGCCTTCCGACTGAGGCGGTAACTTCGTAACATCGACTCTGTGCGGTCTCTTATTGTGACTTTTCAATCTAAAGTAAAACAAACAAATGTGTCTACGAATTCACACGAAATGCCTACACACTGCATGTTACCAGATCATGTTAGAGTCGAGAGGAAAGGAGAGAACTGAAATTGTGCGATGAATACAATTAAAACTACTAAGCACAAAGTTACCTTGCGACATTAGGTATTTGGATAATTACTTTTGTTCTTTGTGCTTCGCTGCTCGTTGTTGTGCCAGTTTCAAATGTGCCCTCCTCTCAGCATCAGACTGCTTTGTTTTCGCCAATGCACGTTTGTACGACAATGTACACAGCCAACATAATAATTTTCCATCGACCTTCGATCggtaaattaataattattattaggaTAAACAGATTTAGACTCTTAAAGAGTCCAAAAGTCATAACTATGTTGCGGATACTTTATTAAAATAAACTACCTTTTTGTCTTCGTCTTGTCTGTCAAAGGCACACTTCTGTTTGCATTGCTCACAAGTTACAGGTGGCCCGTAACGTTTTTCAGAATTTGTACATCTTTGACATTTACTGCCAATAAATGCGGCTATGGTATTGCAATATTCACAGGCCGATGGCTTACCGTAAGCTTTCACATTTTGCTCACATTTTTTACATATAGTGCTTGTATTACCTTTTCTGTAAAGCAAACAATAAAACACATTTTAACAATGTTCCAAATTAATTTATTACGATTGTAAGGCGGCGTATAAAATGATGCTTACATTGTTTGCTGGAACTCTGACCTACAGTACGTACATTTCACCACAGGAAATGCACCCCTGCATTCCTAGATAAGCAACACAATATAGTAAAAATGTATTAAAAGAAAAcataattattcaaattttatactGCATATATTTACATTTAGCCAGTTCTAATGTTAACACATTATTCAAGCTTTTGCACAAAACACACAATACTgtaagaaaaaaatatttattaaaatcaaAATTAGAAAGAATTGAGGGAATTTATGAGTGGGTAAAACGATCTGTTAAAACGGTAATTATCTTACTCTTTCGAGCATATGTAACACCGTTCCTCTAAACCTCTACGTTAAACAATTGATAATAATCTAATGCTGAATTTGTATCTAACT
This sequence is a window from Xylocopa sonorina isolate GNS202 chromosome 6, iyXylSono1_principal, whole genome shotgun sequence. Protein-coding genes within it:
- the LOC143424825 gene encoding protein FAM76A: MSANNVQALFACSRCFSRHPFEELSPGQQLCKECRGAFPVVKCTYCRSEFQQTIKGNTSTICKKCEQNVKAYGKPSACEYCNTIAAFIGSKCQRCTNSEKRYGPPVTCEQCKQKCAFDRQDEDKKVDGKLLCWLCTLSYKRALAKTKQSDAERRAHLKLAQQRAAKHKEQKLKSHNKRPHRVDVTKLPPQSEGGEANGPTPVKAARMVGVHDPHDPNSSDHVVAVTQLKEKIAHLQKQISIKDGQLLAKDRQITELKAKNFTSETELRNKMKATEKEYETKISTMQHKIASLLKEVASLSKSSKRGDRVAATKTEAGTNSGSGTDSPVP